The region CTGTGCTTGTTGGCTGCTCTGTAATGAGTCTTGACAAGAAACTTTTCCCACGGCCACTGAAAGACTTTGGGCCCTGCCCCTGTTCCAACACCTGTTGGCCTGTTGCACATGGCAGCAGTGTTTTTAAGCCACTTCACTTATGCCCTCTCCCATGGTGACAGTGTAACTAAAGTAAAGTGTGCAAAGTGATGCTAAGCCCTTGTGAATagactctgaaaatgagaacaCAGGTCATTGTAGTTTCCCGTGTGACTCAGTCTTGAATTTCTAAAGACTCGTTTGGGAAGGAGTTAGGATATTGCCCtctgttttaccttttttttttttttttttttttttttttccatctgattTTTGTGATTTACTCAGATAAGGTAACACTAACTTGAGTCTTTGATTTCTTCCAGAGCTTTTTCACACCATCTCAAAAGGCAATGGGACCCCCCAGGCAAACCCTGCAGGTCCTCCAGCCGTCAGCTGTCAACAAAGATTTGGGGAGATCATCTCAGGTGTGCATTGGCTTGTCACTGGAACTCATCTGATTTTTGGATGTCTATTTCATCTGTTTGCATTACAGGTGGTGTGGACATGTTCTATTGACAGAACAAGTGCCTCATAGTCATCTTGTGtcttcaaacatttaaaaaaaaacacaacgaAACTTCTGTTTCCTCTTTAGGAATCGAAGGTCATTCCCAAACGGAAACAGTGGAGCGCAGAACAAAGAGGTCCAAAAAGGGTGAAGGTAGAAGTCAAATccacacaaacagaagaaactCAGCATCCAACAGATGGAATGTCCAGTGAAGCATTTGAACTTATGGTCAAAGGTAGGTAAGATTCATAATCATTGTAGATTATCACAAAATGTTGGTCTACTCCAaaagtttcaattttttttgagCTTAaacttctgctgttgtagaAACGCCCCCTTCAACCTACTGGAAAGAGGTAGCCGAGGAGCGCCGGAAGGCCTTGTACAATGTTCTACAGGAGAATGAGAAGGTGAGTTAATCACTAAGAGGTGGCTAATGTTTAGCTATCAGTTGAGCTGTTCCCATGCTCTGAGTCAATCTTAAATGGCTCCAAATCCAgctggaacattttttttgttttgtcttttaaagtaACTATGTACCTAAAGACACTTATTGAAGATAAGTAGATAAGATGCCTTAAATTGAACAGTTTACATGAATTTCATAAATCCTGGTTGCACACTGTCATggctctgcttttctttgcattttcaagcctggtgtgtgtgtgctttctttCCTTAAACCAGTTACACAAAGACATCGAGGCCAAAGATGAACAGCTGACAAAACTCAAAAGTGAGAATGAAGAGCTGCAAGAGCTGGCacaacatgtacagtacatggcTGATATGATTGAGGTAGGCACACCGGCACTGCTATTCTGTTACTAAAATGTGACACAATATGTTTGTGTACCCAAGACTATCAATTTAATCACAGGCATGTCCTATACTGGCAGATAACCTAGTTTGAATTCAAGCCTTACTGCATACACCAGCACATTAACAGATTTTCTTGAGCTATATACCTTAATTCTTAATTGCAGTTAATGTTGCATGTTCAGCTATACAGGGGGTGAAAACTATCATTTGTACCATTTTTAATAGGTAAACCTGAACTACACTCAGTGACCCGtcttgatatttttattttatttttttaaataaacttgacACGTTGTCTTTTTTTAAGAGGCTGACTGGGAAGTGCCCTGACAATCTGGAGGAACTGAGGGACATCGCCCTTGACGTAGATGAGGATGAGCATGAAGACAACAGTGAAGTGGCAGCTCAGAGTGAGGAAGAAGATTCTGATTGCAGTCAGAGTAATGCAGAGGAAGACGAGACCTCAGACTATGAACAAGCAGGAGAACAGGATTAACTGCAAATTTTTGCCTGTCATGGGACTTTCTTTATACAGGTCAGCAGATTTTAGCCAGAGTGTACTTTGGCAGCAACAAATGACCACCTGTGTGAAGAAAttggtttaaattttttattttcagactgcATCATTCTTGAAGTATTCAATTTTAAGCCTTGCACCAGCAGGAACTGATTTTATTCTAGTGATTTATAGCTTTTCCTAAACTTGTCAATTCTTGATCAAGAGAAGTGTTCAAAAATAAGCTGCTATAAAGCTTTTTCATAGAAGAAATCTTGACAGGTCAGTAGTAAATACACAGGTGAAATGGAGTGTGATATGTTGCCAACATTGGAGATGAGATGCAGGTTCCAGTTCGTATGCTCGGTGTCCTGTGTGTCACCAACCGTGCCCTGACTGCTCAGAGGCCAGCTTTGTTTCAGTTGATTTAGATTAACTTAAAATACCTCAAGGATGGCAGCTACATTCCTTATCAGTCACAATCTAAGTTGCTCGCTATTCTGCAGCACGCCAGCTCGCGTTTGTTTCCTTCATCCCCTGGCGTCGGCTAATTTAGATATGGTTTGCCCTCCCTTGAAGGTCAGCAACCACTCAATGGTAAAATGACAACCATTTGACAGTAACGTCTGTACTTATCCTACTATGATGGTTAATGTCTGCTGTAAAAAGGCCTATTGAGGCAGTTGTGCTACATTTACTGCTAGATGTGACCTACTTAAACCATGGGCTTCAGGTGTGTTGGTTTACGCTGTAAAAATTGTGCAATGTTGTACAGCTGTGTACATAAGGCTTGTATGaaataaacacttttaaaaaaaaaaaaaaaaaatcttgtaagTTTGCTGTAATGGTTTTAAGGCGTATGACTCTCGTAACTCTGAAGTGTTGACTCAGGTAGAGTAATTAAAACGTTTGTGGACCAGCTGAACCAAGGCTGCCTGATTACAGCGTGCACTAGTGATTGTGTAACAGGCAGCTGTATTTCAGCTTAGTAAACCATCCTGGCAGATGCACCCGGCTGCTGTAAAGCCCCAAAACTAGCACTTAGGTGCTGTGATTGTTTTCATAAAGTTAAATGCATTTACATGGTTAATTCCCAAGCTGACTACTGCTTTGGCCGCATTAAATATCTGCTCACATGGCAGTCTATGAAGCCCTGAAACTGGGCAATATTACAGCACTCGTAAATATGACAAATAGTTTTAAAGGGTGCTTTCTATACAAGTCTAATAAAGAAGCAAGCTCTTTGTTTTCCCCATCAgttttaagaaatttttttttttctctcgtccCCCTCTATGTGGGACATATCAGCTGCAGTAAAACCTACAGACTCACTTCATATTAAGGTTAAAATAAGTGTAAGGGTTGTaagattaaaattgtttttgactCCACACTACTGGTTTAGCAGCTGTCCTGATCAGACTAAGGTGTACATTGTGTCATGTGAGTTCTCCCACAGAAGCCCTTTCACCTCCATAACATcgactgttttgttttttacaacataaaaatccaaaaatgataTAAAAGTTCACTGAAGATCTTTAACACTTATATTATGAGACGTTATACTTCCGCCATACAAATccattttattaaaacacaatgCTTGTATCTTACAGTTAAGGCTTGGTCCTATAGCGCAGAGATCCACAAATGGGACGCTAAAATGGGAGTGGGTGTGTTTTTAAGAttataagaaaataatcatgtaGGATGGCTTGCCTTAATGTAACATGTTATACAACTAACTCGCCAGCGATCATTGCTTGGTTTATAACCTGGGAATGAGGTACCTTGATCATGAGGTATTGAATTCACGGTATTTATCCCAAACCAGCCATTTCCATGTGGTTATATCATAATAAATCTGTCAAATTATACTGTTTGATTTTATCCGTATCTCTCGTCCCAAGCCTCCACACCGTCAATCTCCTTTCAAATGAATAGAAAATTGTCATAATGGAGCTGTTTGATTGAAGATGTAATGTCAAAGATTACCTGGACTATGAAGGGCTAAAATACAATCTTATTAAACTCTCAGCTGTGCAGTTAATAGCATGgcatttactgtgtgtgtatgccacaaatgtgatgtttgtctgaattattaaagtataaaatagattaaaataaCACTAGGACTATGAAATCCAATCAACAgagacagctggaaaaaaaaaaaacattggtctTGACAGACTTTGAAGACTTAATGAATCCacaattttgttattttaattatgcaa is a window of Xiphias gladius isolate SHS-SW01 ecotype Sanya breed wild chromosome 24, ASM1685928v1, whole genome shotgun sequence DNA encoding:
- the gmnn gene encoding geminin, whose protein sequence is MSVSGKLKRSQQKSNENIKSFFTPSQKAMGPPRQTLQVLQPSAVNKDLGRSSQESKVIPKRKQWSAEQRGPKRVKVEVKSTQTEETQHPTDGMSSEAFELMVKETPPSTYWKEVAEERRKALYNVLQENEKLHKDIEAKDEQLTKLKSENEELQELAQHVQYMADMIERLTGKCPDNLEELRDIALDVDEDEHEDNSEVAAQSEEEDSDCSQSNAEEDETSDYEQAGEQD